The Corynebacterium suranareeae genome window below encodes:
- a CDS encoding nitrate/nitrite transporter, which translates to MTQLNTKGVVLQGWDPEDPEHWDSKIAWRTLAITTFSMIIGFCVWYLVSAIAPLLNRIGFDLSASQLYWLASIPGLAGGLIRLIYMFLPPVLGTRKLVGISSSLFLIPMFGWFLAVQDADTPYWWLLTLAALTGIGGGVFSGYMPSTGYFFPKAMSGTALGVQAGVGNLGVSLIQFMGPWVMGFGLLGIGFLTPQRTEEGTTVFVHNAAIVLVPWTILAAVLAFLFLKDVPVTANFRQQIDIFGNKNTWILSVIYLMTFGAFAGFAAQFGLIINNNFGIASEMAESYPAEMLHAGATFAFLGPLIGALVRAAWGPLCDKYGGAIWTFVGGIGMIIATAAAAIFLSKAETPDDFWPFLWSMLALFFFTGLGNAGTFKQMPMILPKRQAGGVIGWTGAIGAFGPFVVGVLLSVTPTVAFFWGCVVFFIIATALTWIYYARPNAPFPG; encoded by the coding sequence GTGACGCAACTCAACACCAAAGGCGTTGTTCTTCAAGGGTGGGATCCAGAAGATCCTGAACATTGGGACTCGAAAATAGCATGGCGAACCCTCGCAATAACGACCTTCTCCATGATCATCGGGTTTTGTGTTTGGTATCTAGTTTCAGCCATCGCTCCCCTATTAAATCGCATCGGTTTTGATCTTTCAGCAAGTCAGCTTTATTGGCTCGCTTCTATCCCTGGACTAGCCGGCGGACTCATCAGACTGATTTACATGTTCCTGCCACCGGTTCTTGGAACCCGCAAGTTGGTCGGAATTTCTTCCTCACTATTTTTAATCCCTATGTTTGGATGGTTCCTAGCTGTCCAAGATGCTGACACTCCCTATTGGTGGCTGTTAACTCTTGCTGCCTTAACCGGTATCGGTGGCGGCGTGTTCTCTGGCTATATGCCATCTACCGGGTATTTCTTCCCTAAAGCTATGTCGGGAACTGCGCTCGGCGTGCAGGCAGGTGTCGGAAACTTAGGTGTTTCCCTGATTCAGTTCATGGGGCCCTGGGTGATGGGTTTCGGCCTGCTCGGCATTGGGTTCCTTACCCCACAGCGCACTGAGGAAGGCACCACAGTATTTGTCCACAATGCCGCGATCGTGCTGGTTCCATGGACAATTCTTGCAGCAGTACTTGCCTTCCTTTTCCTCAAAGATGTGCCCGTTACAGCTAACTTCCGCCAGCAGATTGATATTTTTGGCAATAAGAACACGTGGATCTTATCTGTCATCTACCTCATGACATTCGGTGCATTTGCCGGTTTTGCCGCTCAGTTTGGCCTGATTATCAACAACAACTTCGGCATCGCATCTGAGATGGCAGAGTCTTATCCTGCTGAAATGCTTCACGCTGGTGCAACCTTCGCGTTCCTTGGACCACTCATTGGTGCTTTAGTCCGCGCTGCATGGGGGCCGTTGTGTGATAAATACGGCGGTGCTATCTGGACCTTTGTCGGTGGCATAGGCATGATCATCGCTACTGCAGCAGCTGCGATCTTCTTGTCTAAGGCTGAAACTCCCGATGATTTTTGGCCATTTTTGTGGTCCATGCTTGCTTTGTTCTTCTTCACCGGTCTTGGCAATGCCGGAACTTTCAAACAGATGCCCATGATTTTGCCTAAACGCCAAGCTGGTGGCGTGATCGGCTGGACAGGTGCTATTGGTGCCTTTGGTCCGTTCGTCGTCGGTGTCTTGCTCTCTGTTACTCCTACCGTGGCGTTTTTCTGGGGCTGCGTGGTGTTCTTCATCATTGCCACTGCTTTGACCTGGATTTACTACGCTCGCCCGAACGCTCCATTCCCGGGATAA
- the mobA gene encoding molybdenum cofactor guanylyltransferase has translation MNIIILAGGEGKRMGGVNKAAVEVDGRSLLNILLSRLDPKDQIVVVSPAKIPGVRTVCEDPPLGGPVAGIAAGFDAFGTSDEFTAVLAVDAPYSAEMLPALSLDIGEADVAVTLSQDGWVQPLCALWRTQSLKLALDSMGETRNRPAKALLKQVTHIIEVKGNGSEKDYDTVAELQSLGEVSLPDAD, from the coding sequence ATGAATATCATCATTCTTGCGGGTGGCGAGGGAAAACGCATGGGCGGTGTGAATAAAGCTGCCGTGGAGGTAGATGGTCGTTCGCTGCTTAATATTTTGCTGTCTCGGCTGGATCCCAAAGATCAAATTGTGGTGGTCTCCCCTGCCAAAATTCCTGGCGTTCGGACAGTGTGCGAGGATCCTCCGTTAGGTGGGCCGGTAGCAGGAATTGCTGCTGGATTTGATGCGTTTGGGACGAGTGATGAGTTCACCGCTGTCCTGGCCGTTGATGCGCCGTATTCTGCAGAAATGCTTCCCGCGCTCTCCTTGGACATTGGTGAGGCGGATGTGGCTGTGACGTTAAGTCAAGATGGATGGGTGCAACCGCTTTGCGCTTTGTGGCGCACGCAAAGCTTGAAGCTGGCGTTAGACAGCATGGGAGAGACCAGAAATCGACCAGCAAAAGCGTTGTTGAAGCAAGTAACCCACATTATTGAAGTCAAAGGAAATGGCTCTGAAAAAGACTACGATACGGTCGCTGAGCTGCAAAGTTTAGGTGAAGTTTCGCTCCCTGACGCCGACTAA
- a CDS encoding CNNM domain-containing protein: MMHWYVALPVTIVLIVLSAFFVIIEFALLAARRNRLEDTVETSRSSRAALRSLNELTLMLAGAQLGITVVTFALGAITKPWVHHAMMPLFELANIPLVAADIIAFILSLFIVTFLHLVIGEMAPKSWAIAHPETALRTIALPARGFINLLRPLLQWINKMANALVRKAGETPIDRAAAGGYDADTLHALVEHSHKTGALDARSATQISGIIALEKTTVSQMLRTPFEPLRATATVAQVQSTAKRSGNLRVLIDAPSHSIPHVIHVRDTLDASKDAQASAWSRPILTVSENTTIQEALELMRAENEQIGAVVSADGETMLGVISWDDMLKYVWPVAG, from the coding sequence ATGATGCATTGGTATGTTGCTTTGCCCGTCACCATTGTGCTCATTGTTTTATCCGCATTCTTCGTGATCATTGAGTTCGCACTTCTCGCAGCTCGCCGAAATCGCCTGGAAGACACTGTTGAAACATCCAGGTCCTCCAGAGCTGCCCTGCGCAGCCTCAACGAATTGACCCTCATGTTGGCCGGTGCCCAATTGGGCATCACCGTGGTCACTTTTGCACTCGGAGCGATCACCAAGCCATGGGTCCACCACGCAATGATGCCGTTGTTCGAGCTTGCCAATATCCCGCTGGTGGCAGCCGATATCATCGCGTTTATTTTGTCCCTGTTCATCGTCACATTCCTGCACCTGGTTATCGGCGAAATGGCACCAAAGTCCTGGGCGATTGCACACCCCGAAACCGCTCTTCGAACAATCGCGCTTCCCGCCCGAGGTTTTATCAACCTCCTTCGACCCTTGCTGCAATGGATCAATAAAATGGCCAATGCCTTGGTCCGAAAAGCCGGCGAAACACCTATCGACCGTGCTGCAGCTGGTGGCTATGATGCCGATACGCTGCACGCCCTTGTCGAGCACTCCCACAAAACCGGCGCCCTCGACGCACGATCCGCCACACAAATCAGTGGCATCATTGCGCTTGAGAAAACAACGGTCAGCCAGATGCTGCGCACCCCCTTTGAACCGTTGCGCGCCACCGCCACGGTTGCACAGGTTCAAAGCACAGCGAAGCGTTCCGGGAATTTACGAGTGCTTATCGACGCCCCCTCCCACTCAATCCCCCACGTCATCCACGTGCGCGACACTTTGGATGCAAGCAAGGACGCCCAGGCTTCAGCTTGGTCTAGGCCAATTCTGACCGTGTCAGAAAACACCACCATCCAAGAGGCACTTGAACTCATGCGAGCTGAAAACGAACAAATCGGCGCCGTTGTGTCAGCCGATGGTGAAACCATGCTTGGTGTGATTTCTTGGGATGACATGCTCAAATACGTCTGGCCGGTGGCAGGTTAG
- a CDS encoding molybdopterin molybdotransferase MoeA translates to MAQNRSVDEYLVALMDSTTPLDPVEIPSINASHLSHLAEDVVATLPIPKFDNSAVDGYAILKEDIHGSGPWTFLVGGDTAAGAAPVRINNGKAIRVMTGGPIPPTDKELVVVPVELTNAPADHSLPDEITINQLPARSNNIRLKGEHLQPGDVAVSAGTPLDAGTIAAVISVGAPTVSAHPDPKVVVVTTGDELVKDNPWGIPNSNGPMLIAELKRLGVVNPQHVHSDDNPEALEQTFDKVAEEFDLIITVGGISAGAFDVVKAVGTKAGGFEFLTLAMKPGKPQGHGHWNGTKVVCLPGNPVAAWVSFNLFVVPVLKRLGGGKRVASISELPLVWLSSARALGAREGMVFAVPVTIDWATRTAHSVEHRSHMVGALAGSDGLALVTNPIAEGEHVQVLLRQI, encoded by the coding sequence GTGGCACAAAACCGTAGCGTTGATGAGTATTTAGTTGCTTTGATGGACAGCACCACACCGCTTGATCCAGTAGAAATTCCAAGCATTAACGCTTCTCACCTTAGCCATCTAGCTGAAGATGTTGTAGCCACACTGCCGATTCCTAAGTTTGACAATTCTGCCGTGGATGGTTATGCGATCTTAAAAGAAGATATTCACGGAAGTGGTCCGTGGACCTTCTTGGTCGGTGGTGATACTGCGGCAGGTGCTGCGCCAGTAAGAATTAACAACGGCAAAGCAATCCGTGTGATGACAGGCGGGCCGATCCCACCAACTGATAAGGAGCTTGTGGTAGTTCCGGTGGAATTAACCAATGCCCCGGCAGATCACAGTCTGCCTGATGAAATCACAATCAATCAATTACCAGCGAGATCAAACAATATCCGGCTAAAAGGAGAACACCTCCAGCCAGGAGATGTAGCTGTTTCCGCAGGTACACCCTTAGATGCCGGCACTATTGCCGCAGTAATTTCGGTCGGTGCGCCTACAGTTTCAGCACACCCTGACCCAAAAGTTGTGGTAGTTACTACTGGCGATGAACTAGTAAAAGACAATCCTTGGGGTATTCCCAACTCCAACGGTCCGATGCTTATCGCAGAGCTTAAACGCTTAGGTGTAGTTAATCCGCAGCATGTTCATTCCGATGATAATCCAGAAGCGCTCGAACAAACCTTTGACAAGGTGGCTGAGGAATTTGATCTGATCATTACCGTTGGTGGGATTTCAGCGGGAGCATTTGATGTAGTCAAGGCTGTTGGTACTAAAGCAGGTGGATTTGAGTTCTTAACCCTAGCGATGAAGCCCGGTAAACCCCAAGGTCATGGGCACTGGAATGGCACGAAAGTGGTGTGTCTGCCAGGTAATCCCGTAGCCGCATGGGTTAGTTTCAACCTCTTTGTTGTGCCAGTGCTAAAAAGATTGGGGGGTGGAAAGAGGGTGGCGTCGATAAGCGAACTTCCGCTCGTCTGGCTTTCCTCAGCTCGCGCGCTAGGCGCCCGGGAGGGCATGGTGTTCGCGGTTCCGGTAACAATTGATTGGGCGACGCGTACTGCCCATTCCGTGGAGCACCGCTCCCATATGGTTGGTGCTTTGGCTGGAAGCGATGGGCTGGCGCTGGTGACAAATCCTATCGCTGAGGGCGAGCACGTTCAGGTTTTGTTGAGGCAAATCTAG
- a CDS encoding nitrate reductase subunit alpha, whose product MTTTTQSQSDKINPLFKLGSFLRKGKVGSEGQQIFLQGGRQADVFYRNRWAFDKVVRSTHGVNCTGSCSWKVYVKDGVITWESQAVDYPTTGADMPDYEPRGCPRGASFSWYTYSPTRIRYPYVRGVLVDMYREAKERLGDPVLAWRDIVETPEKRNAYVSQRGKGGLIRVQYEEAMEIAAAAHVYTIRQYGPDRIHGFTVIPAMSQVSYGAGTRFLQMIGGVALSFYDWYADLPPASPQTFGDQTDVPESGDWYNSSYLMMWGSNIPVTRTPDSHFMVEARYKGTKVVVVSPDFADSTKFADEWARIHPGTDGALAFAMGHVILKEFHVDKKTPYFMDYMRKYTDSPFLVELDERGDGTYTPGKFLTADRALDISPDLAATPNATHRLLVLQKDGSVVDPGGTVADRWGEEGMGKWNLRLDGVDPVMTIADVQTDTSSAEVLFPRFDLPASESQEGPVGAGTISRGVPTITLNGRKFTTVFDVLLAHYGVNREELNLPGEWPKDFQDPVMGTPAWQEELTGVPANQAIRLGREFAQNADDSKGRSQIIMGAGVNHYFHADSIYRTFLALTSMCGTQGVNGGGWAHYVGQEKLRPANGWAQYAFATDWQRPPRQMITTGFYYLTTDQWRYDNTRANRLASPLANRGTVGDKMTADTLIESMKRGWMPSFPQFNRNPLILSQEAQEKGVSVSDHIVQQLTDGDLQFACEDPDAPENWPRILLNWRTNLMGSSAKGTEFFLRHMLGVDSDATAEENAPEDRPSSMVWRDKAPEGKLDLMLTTDFRNTSTTLVSDIVLPAATWYEKHDLSTTDMHPFIHSFNAAINPPWETRTDWEVFHDLAKEFSSQAATWLGTQTDVITAPIAHDSPDELNMPGGIVPDIDEVGLIPGKTMAKIIPVERDYSKVYEKWTHLGPLTAKAGTGTHGTAFNVTKQTEELALINGTSMTESAGERPRLDSAVKAIEMILHLSGVSNGEVAAEGFKNQGARVGTDMMDLIADHEGTRINWDMVKERPAEVITSPEWTGSKKDGRRYTAFSINLEYDKPWHTLSGRMHYYLDHDWFIDYGEQLPIFRPPLDKIHINGEVGPGQSVTGSDGEPEVTVRYLTPHNKWSIHSQYYDNLHVLSISRGGQVIWMSNKDAEKLGIADNDWIEAYNRNGVVSARAVVSHRIPEGTVFMNHAQERTAGTPLNEKSGRRGGTHNSLTRIMIKPVHVAGGYGHLTYGFNYIGPTGNNRDEVTRIRRRSQEVQY is encoded by the coding sequence ATGACTACAACTACTCAGTCTCAGTCAGACAAGATCAATCCGCTCTTTAAGCTCGGCAGTTTCTTAAGAAAAGGAAAAGTCGGTTCAGAAGGCCAACAAATTTTCCTCCAGGGTGGACGTCAAGCAGATGTGTTTTATCGTAATCGCTGGGCTTTCGATAAGGTCGTTCGTTCTACCCACGGTGTGAACTGCACCGGTTCTTGTTCCTGGAAGGTCTACGTCAAAGATGGCGTGATCACGTGGGAATCACAGGCGGTTGATTATCCCACTACCGGCGCTGACATGCCTGATTATGAACCTCGCGGCTGCCCTCGTGGTGCATCATTTTCTTGGTACACCTACTCGCCTACCCGCATTCGTTACCCATATGTGCGTGGCGTGTTGGTTGATATGTACCGCGAAGCTAAGGAGCGTCTAGGCGACCCAGTGCTTGCGTGGCGTGACATTGTAGAAACACCTGAAAAACGCAATGCCTATGTCTCTCAACGAGGCAAGGGTGGATTGATCCGTGTGCAATATGAAGAGGCCATGGAAATTGCTGCCGCAGCCCATGTGTACACGATCCGCCAGTATGGACCAGACCGCATTCATGGATTTACTGTTATTCCGGCAATGTCGCAGGTGTCCTATGGTGCAGGTACCAGGTTCTTGCAAATGATCGGTGGCGTAGCTCTGTCCTTCTACGATTGGTACGCAGACCTCCCACCGGCATCGCCGCAAACATTTGGCGATCAAACAGATGTCCCAGAATCTGGCGACTGGTACAACTCCAGCTACCTCATGATGTGGGGTTCTAATATCCCTGTTACCCGCACACCCGATTCCCACTTCATGGTGGAGGCTCGCTACAAGGGCACCAAGGTTGTTGTTGTCTCCCCTGATTTTGCGGATTCCACCAAGTTTGCTGATGAATGGGCTCGCATTCACCCAGGCACAGATGGTGCTTTGGCTTTTGCCATGGGGCATGTGATCTTGAAAGAGTTCCATGTCGATAAAAAGACTCCATACTTCATGGATTACATGCGCAAATACACCGATTCCCCATTCTTGGTGGAATTGGATGAACGTGGCGATGGCACCTATACCCCAGGTAAATTCCTCACAGCTGATCGCGCTTTAGATATTTCGCCTGACCTTGCAGCTACCCCAAATGCCACTCACCGTCTGTTGGTCTTGCAAAAAGACGGCTCTGTTGTAGATCCTGGTGGCACAGTTGCTGACCGTTGGGGTGAAGAAGGCATGGGTAAGTGGAATCTGCGCCTAGATGGTGTGGATCCAGTAATGACCATTGCAGATGTTCAGACAGATACATCTAGCGCCGAAGTCTTATTCCCTCGCTTTGATCTTCCAGCATCCGAATCGCAGGAAGGACCGGTCGGTGCGGGCACCATTAGCCGTGGAGTTCCCACCATCACGCTAAACGGCCGGAAGTTCACCACGGTCTTCGACGTGTTGCTTGCCCACTACGGTGTCAACCGCGAAGAGCTGAATCTTCCTGGTGAATGGCCGAAGGATTTCCAAGACCCAGTCATGGGTACTCCTGCATGGCAAGAGGAACTGACTGGAGTTCCAGCAAATCAGGCGATCCGCTTGGGTCGTGAGTTTGCGCAAAATGCTGATGATTCCAAGGGACGTTCCCAAATCATCATGGGTGCTGGTGTCAACCACTATTTCCATGCTGATTCCATTTACCGCACCTTCTTGGCACTGACATCTATGTGTGGCACTCAAGGTGTTAATGGTGGCGGTTGGGCTCACTACGTTGGCCAGGAAAAGCTACGCCCTGCTAACGGTTGGGCACAATATGCTTTTGCCACAGACTGGCAGCGTCCACCTCGTCAGATGATCACCACCGGTTTCTACTACCTGACAACTGATCAGTGGAGGTATGACAACACCCGCGCTAACCGTCTTGCCTCCCCTCTTGCTAATCGTGGCACAGTGGGCGACAAGATGACCGCGGATACGTTGATCGAATCAATGAAACGTGGATGGATGCCATCCTTCCCACAATTCAACCGCAATCCACTTATCTTGAGCCAAGAGGCACAAGAAAAGGGTGTATCTGTATCTGACCATATTGTTCAGCAACTAACAGATGGCGATCTGCAGTTTGCGTGCGAGGATCCAGATGCACCAGAAAACTGGCCACGCATTTTGCTCAACTGGCGCACAAACCTCATGGGCTCTTCAGCCAAGGGCACAGAGTTTTTCCTCCGTCATATGTTGGGTGTGGATTCTGATGCCACTGCGGAAGAAAACGCACCAGAGGATCGACCAAGTTCCATGGTGTGGCGGGATAAGGCCCCGGAAGGCAAGCTTGATTTGATGCTGACCACGGACTTCCGCAACACGTCCACCACCTTGGTCTCGGATATCGTGCTGCCGGCAGCAACCTGGTATGAAAAGCATGATCTATCCACCACGGATATGCACCCATTTATTCACTCCTTCAATGCGGCGATCAACCCACCATGGGAAACCCGCACTGACTGGGAAGTTTTCCACGATCTAGCCAAGGAATTCTCCTCTCAGGCAGCAACGTGGTTGGGCACCCAAACCGATGTGATTACCGCACCGATTGCCCATGACTCCCCTGATGAGCTGAATATGCCTGGCGGTATCGTGCCAGATATCGATGAGGTTGGTCTTATTCCAGGTAAAACCATGGCAAAGATCATCCCCGTGGAGCGCGATTACTCCAAGGTCTATGAAAAGTGGACACACTTGGGACCACTCACCGCCAAGGCGGGAACGGGTACGCACGGCACTGCCTTTAACGTGACTAAGCAGACTGAGGAGTTGGCGCTGATCAACGGCACCTCCATGACTGAGTCTGCCGGTGAACGGCCACGGCTTGATTCAGCGGTCAAGGCCATTGAGATGATTTTGCACTTAAGTGGTGTATCCAATGGTGAGGTTGCTGCGGAAGGTTTCAAGAACCAGGGCGCTCGCGTGGGCACAGACATGATGGATCTCATTGCTGATCATGAAGGCACGCGGATTAACTGGGACATGGTTAAGGAACGCCCCGCTGAGGTGATTACGTCACCTGAGTGGACAGGTTCAAAGAAGGACGGGCGTCGCTACACCGCGTTTTCCATCAACCTTGAATACGACAAACCATGGCACACTCTGTCTGGTCGCATGCACTACTACTTGGATCACGATTGGTTTATTGATTACGGCGAGCAATTGCCTATCTTTAGGCCACCGTTGGACAAGATCCATATCAATGGTGAAGTAGGCCCCGGTCAATCAGTTACCGGCAGTGATGGTGAACCGGAAGTAACCGTGCGTTACCTCACCCCGCACAACAAGTGGTCAATTCACTCGCAGTACTACGACAACCTGCATGTGCTGTCTATTTCACGTGGTGGCCAGGTGATTTGGATGTCTAATAAGGACGCAGAAAAGCTCGGCATCGCGGACAACGATTGGATCGAGGCTTATAACCGCAACGGTGTTGTCTCTGCCCGCGCTGTTGTCTCCCACCGTATTCCTGAAGGCACCGTGTTTATGAACCACGCTCAGGAACGCACTGCTGGTACGCCACTGAATGAAAAGTCAGGTCGACGTGGTGGTACCCACAACTCTCTTACTCGAATCATGATTAAGCCGGTCCATGTTGCCGGTGGCTACGGCCACTTAACGTATGGCTTCAACTACATCGGACCAACAGGAAACAACCGCGATGAGGTCACCAGAATTCGTCGCCGCTCCCAGGAGGTGCAGTACTAA
- a CDS encoding MogA/MoaB family molybdenum cofactor biosynthesis protein — translation MPVQTKNLQGCVIVVSDRIKSGERIDKAGPIATELLKEAGIEISYFTVVEEGYESVHQELTKAVARRDRVIITIGGTGVGPRNRTPEATEPFIDTQLPGLMTQILFSGLSNTAQAGLSRGLVGLTARDSTASLIVNAPSSSGGVRDALGVVCPLLGQIFERL, via the coding sequence ATGCCCGTACAGACCAAAAACCTTCAAGGTTGCGTCATTGTTGTGTCCGATCGGATTAAATCGGGCGAAAGAATCGACAAAGCCGGACCCATTGCCACCGAACTACTGAAAGAAGCAGGCATTGAAATTTCCTATTTCACAGTCGTGGAAGAAGGATACGAATCCGTCCACCAAGAGCTCACCAAAGCGGTGGCGCGCCGGGACCGCGTGATAATCACCATCGGTGGCACAGGAGTAGGCCCTAGGAACCGAACTCCAGAGGCAACAGAGCCGTTTATCGATACCCAACTGCCCGGCTTGATGACTCAGATTTTGTTTTCCGGATTATCCAATACCGCGCAGGCCGGATTATCACGGGGATTGGTCGGTCTAACAGCGCGGGATTCCACCGCTAGTTTGATTGTTAATGCACCGAGTTCTTCCGGCGGTGTGCGCGATGCGCTCGGAGTGGTATGCCCACTTCTGGGTCAGATTTTTGAGCGTCTCTAA
- a CDS encoding hemolysin family protein, whose protein sequence is MLTAILSLLAGLVIIGAIIILNGLFVAQEFAYMSVDRNELRTLADSGDKKAQRALKITNRTSFMLSGAQLGITVTGLLVGFVAEPLVGNALGVMLGGVGIPTAVSISVGTILALAISTIVQMIFGELFPKNYTIAAPLKSALALAPSTTWYLKLTGWLIKFFDLSSNALLKLLRIEPVEDVDSSATTKDLPHIVASSRDSGDLDDSTSLSLDRLLDFPTHDVGHAMIPRSRVGVVDPDTTINEVRSLMAVAHTRYPVIDENHVPVGVISLLDILGTEVSTEFSTEFSTVVSNDTPVTELMSKPVVVPEFMSLPDVVTELQDREEKLACVIDEYGGFIGIVTLEDLAEEILGDVTDEHDTESTEEITPTSVDEWLIDGDTPVDEVERAIRHDLPEGDYETISGLLFDRANSLLSAGDVVDISLELEPDDYLNSSAPTQRLLRITVLDVERNVPSKLALKLVELDQPVQEETS, encoded by the coding sequence TTGTTAACAGCTATTTTGTCTTTGCTTGCCGGATTGGTGATCATTGGGGCGATCATCATCCTCAACGGATTGTTCGTGGCCCAAGAATTTGCCTACATGTCCGTTGATAGGAATGAGCTGCGTACTTTAGCAGATTCCGGTGATAAAAAAGCTCAACGCGCACTCAAAATCACAAACCGTACATCGTTCATGCTCTCTGGAGCTCAGCTTGGTATTACCGTAACCGGCCTGTTGGTTGGTTTTGTTGCAGAGCCTTTAGTGGGCAACGCATTGGGTGTCATGCTCGGTGGCGTAGGAATTCCAACCGCGGTTTCTATTTCTGTGGGCACCATCTTAGCTCTGGCTATTTCCACCATTGTGCAGATGATTTTTGGTGAACTTTTCCCTAAGAACTATACCATCGCTGCCCCACTGAAATCTGCTCTGGCACTTGCACCTTCGACCACCTGGTATCTCAAATTAACTGGCTGGTTGATTAAATTTTTCGATCTCTCCTCAAACGCCCTCTTGAAGTTGCTGCGAATCGAACCGGTGGAAGATGTAGATTCCTCAGCCACTACAAAAGATCTCCCCCACATTGTTGCTTCCTCTAGGGACAGTGGTGATTTGGATGATTCCACGTCACTGTCATTAGATCGTCTTTTGGATTTTCCCACCCATGATGTGGGCCATGCGATGATTCCGCGGTCGCGTGTGGGTGTGGTTGATCCTGACACCACCATCAACGAGGTCCGATCTCTCATGGCTGTTGCGCATACGCGCTACCCTGTCATTGATGAAAACCACGTGCCAGTCGGTGTGATCAGCCTGCTTGATATTTTGGGCACTGAAGTTTCCACTGAGTTTTCCACCGAGTTTTCCACCGTGGTTTCCAATGACACTCCAGTAACTGAGCTGATGTCTAAACCAGTCGTGGTTCCAGAATTTATGTCACTGCCTGATGTGGTCACAGAGCTTCAAGATCGTGAGGAGAAACTTGCCTGCGTGATTGATGAATATGGCGGGTTCATTGGCATTGTCACCCTGGAGGACTTGGCAGAAGAAATCCTCGGCGATGTCACCGATGAGCACGACACTGAATCCACAGAAGAAATCACCCCCACCAGTGTGGATGAATGGTTAATTGATGGTGACACTCCTGTAGATGAGGTCGAACGAGCCATTCGCCATGATCTTCCCGAAGGCGATTATGAAACTATCTCTGGGCTGTTGTTCGATCGCGCTAATTCTCTGCTTAGTGCAGGTGACGTGGTAGATATTTCCCTCGAGCTAGAACCCGATGATTACCTCAACAGCTCCGCTCCGACGCAGCGGCTTTTGCGCATCACTGTTTTAGACGTGGAGCGAAATGTGCCGTCCAAATTGGCACTGAAATTAGTTGAGCTAGACCAGCCTGTCCAAGAGGAGACCTCCTAG